The Vitis vinifera cultivar Pinot Noir 40024 chromosome 18, ASM3070453v1 region TATCATTCAAGTTTAAAAGTAGGCTCATTTGCAGTTTGCTCTTACCATTTTTCTTGTTAATGCACGACTTACAACATCAGGATAGCACAATCTACTCCATTTTCCAAGTTCTTCAGGAAATTCTTGTCCAACAATGTCTTGCCCCATTTGTTGTAACAAATCATGCATCCATATCTTGTTGTCTACAATACTTATGAGGCACTTATCACCAAGGACTCGTATTCCACTCTCTGCATAGAAGTTACAAGCCTCTAGGATTCTAGTAACAGAATCTTTATCCTCTCCATTAAAGAAGCAAGCAACATCTAGGAATATCTGTTGTTGTGTGCAATCTAATTCATCATAACTTCTCTTAAGCACACATTGAATTTCTTGGTTAGGTTCCCGTTCTAGTTTATGCAATTCACTTTCCCATTGACGTACTATCTTGCCATATAGGAAACAACCCAAAACTTTAAGACCTAATGGCAAACCATTAACATAATGTacctgtggacccgcatttttcacgtgcgcccccactcgattggcgagactcgcttttggtgaaaaattaatttttggaaaagtcggagtcgccacttattttattttatttttgaaagggaaaataaaacaagaaataaaaccctaaaaaagtgactccataattttggaaaagcatgtcttcgaaaacccgagtctaggtccggggatcagattacttattgggaagatacctttaggaggtagcacccctctaagccctaaagaggtctctactaacaaagttaagggaagtgtggcaattaatcagctatttatggatacctaagtatgctaggtggttccaaaaaatagcatgccaaacaagatcaaatcataataaaggaaggttaggatgcgtacccggaccgcttctcaagcgctatcataaaacatcgatggttaatttaaacaatatatcatccggcatgtattttattagaaataatcaaacaatgaaacatgtatatcagaacactcaagcattattagacataagcattatttcacaatgacaagcatattcacaaaattcagaaagtaggtgatagaggacatacctggatagcatagataatttgtaacgtgcttcctcaagttgtaaggggtttgataataaataataaaatatagaaatcctagcatgctcgttatctaattagcatagcaaaagtgatcaaagtatacaaaataatcaattatcacatacatcttgtatataattcctaaaaaaaatagatagacatgatttcaacaagcgtcaaatgtggcaacaaaaataaatcttgaaaagattttcttatgtaggggtttcaccaattccccaatcgatatacacgaatttagcttagaattatcccatttatttgggaccacaagctttgattcgtgttttattcaaaactgtaattttatttgaaagatgtgaaccgatcaaaacatggttgcacattattttaaaaaatgagattttgattctaagaactctaaatgaatttttgaaaatagatttttaaagggatcttttaagaaaagtgttggatttcaaaataaaagaaattaatttgaaaacgaCAAGACATAAGGaacaaaataccaagcaaaacaaaagtgATTAAAATCGCAAAGTAGAGTTTTTGACAACTGAGAAAATTGAAGTGGTGGGAATGGAGGtcaattttcactattttccaatggcctccgaaaagtaaattttaccaTAGACTACCAAAGAAATAAACTATTCGAACTTAGATCATATAAGCTAACGATATAcccaccaagaattaatgactaTTTTCGAGAAAcacatcaattaaaaataacaatcaagaattagcacatgatcaatcaaacacacaaacacatctaGACTGGTTAAAATGGACGAAATTAAGTCAAGGCAAATGTGAATTTTCAAAACGCAGGCTGATCCTTTCCAAACAGTAGCCTCTCACGCTTCAAAACGCAGGCTGATCCCTTCCCAACAGTCGTCTCCTATCCCTTCAAAACGCCTTCTCCTTTATATGGCAGCTTCACTCtaatatttctttcctttccgtCGATGCACGTGTTATAGGAAAGTGCATACATGTGGTTCACATTGGAGATTTCCCAAGGATGCAGCCGCATGTTGTTTGGTAAGTCATTAGATCAATtgacttttctttctaaaaaaaaaacccaaaggAATCTCCCTTACAGCCCACTATATGCGTGTTGTGTGgccacttccttcctatttttgttttccttgataaATTATCCACCTTGTCATCTCTAAGCAACACATGGCACCCAAAGTGCTCCTTCTCAAGCAGTTGGTTGGCAAATACCGACAGCAACTCATTCTGGACTTTCTCAAGTAGCTTTGGTTCACTTCTATCCTCGGCAGAATATGAAGTTTTTAATCTTGAATTGACTGCTACTGTGGGGGCTTCAGGCTGATCCTTCAACCCAGAATTAGATGATGAGTCCACTAAATTCTCACTATTTGTCACAACAACATCATTGGCAAAGTTAAAATCATCAACTTGATCCTGTTTCTTCAACTCCTCATAACTATCAACAATCTCCTGTACTGCACGAACAAAATCAGCACCTTTTCCTTGACGTTTGGTAAGAAgagattcttttttctcttctgtaTCAGAATCTTCGTCATCGAAGAACTAATCTTCATCCTCATTCCAAGGGTCTGCTCCAAAATTAAGGCTTTAGGATTTAATATCTTCTGGTACTTCAAACCGGACAGCCCCATCTTTAACAGTAGCAAGCTCTCTCAATAATTTCCTCATGCAAAacagaataaaattaaattgaaaataaaaataaaaataaaaataaaaataaaattagaagaaaagagaataaactaATGGAAATCATGAGattggtaataaaataaaatatgatttaaaagaaaagaaagagaacaatGAGAGACTAGATTATATATCCATCATTCAATAAGGGGGCTATATGCACATTTTGGAGTCTAAACAATTCAAGCAATTTCCTATTagataagtgaataaataaaataaaaataaaaataaaaattgtaatagtaataataatgacaatgataataataaacaaataaagagtaaaaaatgaaaatgaataaacaaaataaatataattatcgaatacatgcaataataataataataataataataataataataaaagttatctatatatatatatatatatataaaagttaagccCGATGAAGTGTTTAAACGGCCGTACATGGGTGCCTAATGAACTAAGTGTCCtaaagtggacctagggtgcctaagtggacctagggtgcctaagtggacctagggtgcctaaatgggcctagagtgcctaagtgggcctagggtgcctaaatgggcaaccctaaaagctatcctaaaaatgaacgaaaagcctaagtctaaaatagggctgtcaagggtcacaataaggggtcagataatccctcgaccaaaatctccgaggtggctcaaaaaaaggtaagtagtatgagtagcaatgggccaccaaggaactattgtggaacactgaaaacgaatttaaagacatgtgctaaagggacaaaattgagggtctacagtacCACAAAATTTGAAAGTGTTTCATAATCTTCCTTGGGGTGGTTCTGTTTAAGCGCATTCCAACAAAAGAGTTCAACAACTTCCTTGTGATCTAATTTCTTAGCCTCATATAATGTATCCACTTCATGCACCTCTAGCAAATGCTTATCTTTAGTTGTTACAATAATTCTACTACCTGGACCAAACCAATTATGATCACCAGCTGAGGCTTCCAATTGGTTCAAATCATCAACATCATCAAGCACAAGAAGAACCTTTTTAAAGCAAAGCCTGTCTTTTATCATATAGATCCCTTCATCAATAGTGCTTATAAGTTCTTCCTTCTTGGCAAGATATCATGAAGGAGTTGCTTTTGTAAATGAAGTAGACCCTGACTTTTCGAATCCTCTCTAACATTTGCAATAAAGGTAGTAATCATGAATTGAGCAGCAATTCGATTATATAAAACTTTGGCAATGGTTGTCTTACCAATTCCTCCAAGTCCATAGATCCCAACCATGCGAACATCATTTGATATTGAATCCATCATCCATGGAaaaatttcttccatttcttccaaATGATAATCCATCGCAATGAGGTTCTTGTCAACATGTAAGAGTTTATGACTAAATCTCATCAAAATAACACGAGTAATATCTTCAATATAATCCGCCTCAGGCCTGCCACCAGCAAGGCATATACATGGATGAGCCAATAGAGTAACAAATAGTAGAAAACATGAACTAAAATTGATTATGCTTAGTTTCATTTATAAACCTAACTTATGGTCAAATAGAATGCATTAGGGGTGAAAGAATGAATACATTATATCTCATACTTAAGTGTTTTCATTATGTTGAGTATACATTACAACAAAGATCAATAAGTTGAAAGCATGAAATCTATTTAGCTAGCATGAACTACATGATCGACAATCCTTAGACAATCAGAGATATTATACTTAGATGATCTTTAGCCATTTTTTCAAGCACCCCATTAGAGCATCGTAGAAAAAGGGCTTTTAAATATAGTCCTTTAATGATCTCTGATAACCTCTATCCATACCGGAAGAGCACTCACGTCCCTTTCTAGATGATGTCAGCCTTTATTTGATACTTTACACACTTCCTTTTATAAACTTCTTTTTCATTAGTCCTATCAATTAATGGTATTTTTATGTATcagaaaacactaaaaaaataaaaataaataaagaagagaaGCTTGTGCATACCAATATATTAACCCTTTAAAGAAAtgcaaagaaataggaaaccaaTTAAATATTAATGCAAGGACAAGAAGatgtaatattgttttaaattcgGACCAACTAATTTTagtcaaagaaaaatatatctttagaaaaaaaaacaattttgaaaaataaataaatcatttgttaaatattcacttatattgtgtatgatatcttaagaaagaaataaatgatgaagaaaaaagagatgATTTTACTGAAAATCAACTTATTCCATGTCATATTGATTACAACGAAATCCTGCTTCAGACAATTATCTGTGATTATCAAATCAATAAAAGTAATGTATCTTAATCACACATGcaattcaaaataaaacatcatcattttcatataCAACCAAAACAATCGCCATTTCccataacaaaatgaaaaacagGAAACAAAAGCCCACCCAAAAAAATCATATGTCAATGAGACACCTTATTGAAATCTACAGTTTTGCATGTgtgaacaaatttaaaaaggGGTTCCTTTCTGGCATTTCAAGGATAGGGATTAAGTTTGAAAGacttggttttgaacaaaaacaaagtagatgacattttaaaagtatcataCTTTAAAGTCTCATCAAGAAACTTTGGCCTTCTATCTTGAGTCTCATCTGCATGACTTTGAGTCTTGAGACCTTTTATATGCAACTTATATTTTGAAAGAGTAAcgctatatcattaaaaaaaaaagtaaaggaaaaagaaaaaaaaaagaaagaaagaaagaaagaagaagaagaaaaaactccTCCAAATTGGCTCTCTATTGAGAAAAACATCATGTTTGCCCCTTACATTTCAAATAGTCACAGGGCCTATGAGAACTAATTCTGggaaataatttagaaaatctATGATTTCTCTATTTTAATTGATGAAGCAGATTTTAACACTGTATATGGGCCATGAACCTGGGTAATCTGTTAATAACCAGAATGAAGCCTTGAATCAAATAATGAATAATAAAGTAGACATGCAGTTAACCAACGCTTAGCTTGAACATTAGCATTCCCATTCAAGGGGGCacatcatattttgattttttaggaAAGATACATATGTCGAATATATCGTTCAATAGATTTATGTTTTGTcattatttatgtaaaaaaataaaggatacTCGCAAAAGATTGCATGGAACAAGCTATATTTACCCATTATGTACATGTCATCTAGAAAGACTGCCCACTTCCCTCAAAGCTGCTCTCCACCTCTGTGTCTTGTGGCCAAAAATGTTTCTTGATTCATGTTGGGCTAATGCTTCTCCATACCACCCTTCCTCCTTTCGCACATCGAAAGGATCCACATGATAGAAAACTGGAAGAATTACTTTTCCATTTTGGTTCCTGCACTCCATGATCTTCACCAATTCGTCCAAAAACCATCCGGAGTGGGCAAAGTATTTTGAGAGAACCACAAGGATGCACCTTGACTTCTCAATAGCTTTAAAAAGAGCTGATGCAACCTCTTCTCCCCTGATCTCATCCAATCTAAAGGTACGAATCCCTTTCTGATACAAAGCTGCATAGAGATGATCTGTGAAATTGTATCTGGTATCTTCACCCTTAAAGCTCAAGAAAACTTCATAATCCCATGAACCAGTAGAAGTACAAGTAGAAGATGCCCTTCGTCGATCCATCCCAACATGTAAGAATTCCCGATTTAAACTCTTCCAAACAGTGGAAGTAATCTCCTCAATAACATGAGCCTCAGTCCTGTAAGTGGTAAAGCATGACACAAGTGGTGAGTCAACAGTTACAAACACCAGCAAACATGAAGAACACTGGATTATATATGCTTTTAGCTTTATTTAGAAAACCAGAATTATGGGCAAATAGAATACAGTGAAggaattgttatatttatataaatatatatatattgttggttaaaaat contains the following coding sequences:
- the LOC100852436 gene encoding disease resistance protein RUN1, coding for MDRRRASSTCTSTGSWDYEVFLSFKGEDTRYNFTDHLYAALYQKGIRTFRLDEIRGEEVASALFKAIEKSRCILVVLSKYFAHSGWFLDELVKIMECRNQNGKVILPVFYHVDPFDVRKEEGWPEADYIEDITRVILMRFSHKLLHVDKNLIAMDYHLEEMEEIFPWMMDSISNDVRMVGIYGLGGIDSDTEEKKESLLTKRQGKGADFVRAVQEIVDSYEELKKQDQVDDFNFANDVVVTNSENLVDSSSNSGLKDQPEAPTVAVNSRLKTSYSAEDRSEPKLLEKVQNELLSVFANQLLEKEHFGCHVLLRDDKIFLDVACFFNGEDKDSVTRILEACNFYAESGIRVLGDKCLISIVDNKIWMHDLLQQMGQDIVGQEFPEELGKWSRLCYPDVVSRALTRKMVRANCK